The genomic stretch TATGGTCCTCCTCCAGGTTGGAATTCTTCCAGTAAGTGCTCAGACAAAACTCTGCAATCAATAATATTGACTCTGGATAAAAAATTGATCCTCCCTCATGATCCTTGCACATTCATGTGTTGACTGCAATAATCTTGCTCTGTATCTTGTCTTCTCAAAAGCGCATATCTAACCAGGTCTTTTGGGgaggcgggtctaaaacacaggtcattcgttgcaggtcattgttaaGTAACCcgaaaccctcaatttggctataAACCCTatgcctaaaaaccaaccttaggaCTAAGGTTAGCCAAATTAATGgtttgggttactttccaagaggtaaaacaatgacctgcaatgagtgacctgtgtattgcatacctgccaactctcccggtttTCCCTGGGAGtctccaagtttttcatcaaatttcGCGCTCTCCCGGTTAGAGCACCAAATCTCTCGGGAAATACCTTCCGTggcctttttcaacatttgttcATTTATTTCGTTATCTTCGAGATTTcagaaaggaaaataaaacaagaactgGATTCTAGTGCTCTCGTTTGAGCTGATCTGGTACGGAAAACGTAAAACGGAGCAATCAAATTGATATAGGCTATATTTAACAAGTACCGTAATTGGTCagaaatcagccaatcaaattgcacaaTATGTGGTAGAAAGTTGGTGCGGTTATGGGAACAATAGCAATTCCTGTTCTAACCGAGAAACGTCGGGAACATTCGGAAGGGCTTCAGGTGATTTTCAGAGAGTATTCAGATAATTATTGTCGAAAATGACATTCTTACAATGCAAAGATTTTTAGATGtctccagatttttgtactctgggggttggcaggtatggtattgtgacctgtgttttagacctgctgCTTTTGGGGGCCTTATTTCAGTGTTTTTAAAACAGCTTAGATGCAATACTTTCCTGTTTTATTCTTTCAGGTTATCAGAAGGGTCTTGTAGTTGCTGTAGATTTACTAGGtatattaaaataatattgtttactGTATTTAATACTATTATTCATATTTATTGTAAAAATAATGCTTGTCTGTAGGTTTATTTGTAGTCTAGAACAATGTCAAATGGTCAAATAAACAAGATTAAGGCCCATAACTGCATTGTGCAGTCTCATCAAGCATCCTATTACTTAAGAATGTGGTACACAATCACAAAAAGTTGGTATCAAAAGAATTATGGAGGTAAACTAAGGTCCTTGTTAAGATAATGATATTGAAGCTTAGGGCATTGGCCTTCTGTTAGCCCTTTGTTAAtcctcaataataataatagtaataataatatttaatattattattattattattattattattattattattattaggaggaggagaaccaataatgttaaaaacattgatgtggacgttgaacttgccagatctaatattaaatgacttttctatttttattttattatctatatatttatttttttatttggaagttttcaaacagttttaaacagagaaatatctatgttgctcgtaaatttataattcttaccttttggagatattttaatttttgtaaatatttttattatgcaaataaagtgattattaattattattattattattattattattattattagtattattatgtTCAATGGCCCGCCTGCCTAAACTCTCCTTCGGCTCATTGGCAGAGCCCAATAAgcatagtaattagcaattattattataattgctCATTACTATGATCAGGCCATAAGTCTGATTCCTATTAAGAGCATTCCCATACTGAGATGTTTTCCTGTACCTACTAAAACAAgtaatgacctaaaatgatctaaaatgacctaaaaatGAAATGAGCTGCAACggtatctaaaatgacctaaaatgagctgCAACAGAATATAAAATGAGCTGCAATggtatctaaaatgacctaaaatgagatTCTTAACGgcatctaaaatgacctaaaatgagctacCACAGCGTCTAAAATGACCTTGAATGATCTAAAATCAGTTTCAATGGTATCTAAAAAAATATGGAGTCTGACATCTctattacaatacaatacatacttaactgagcgctccccataggggcttttcagggccaatgaaacacaacaaaacgacagaacagaacaacaacaactgttaagaatcccaactggctggaggcaaaccagttggctatttacaagtgcagctgggaagttaaACCTCCTCTATTCACTTAAAATTAAGTAAAACAGCATTGGGTTGCTGGGTAAATTCACAATCTTTACGCTGTCAACTCAGCACCAATCAAACCTACATTGCTGGGCAAATTTTGTGCTGTCAACTCTGTGTCAATCATGATGCATTGCTGTTTTTGTGCCATCAGCTCTACTCTAGCCTGCATTGCAGACAGACTTAACCACCAGTATAGTCAGTCAGTGGCAGACTATATCTAGGTTTTGACCTGTCCGGCTGCACACAGGCTGCTCTACTCGATTCAAAACTGCATTGTTTGGAAAACTCAAAATTTTTGTGCTGTCAGCTCTATGCAAATGACAACTGCATTGCTAGGtgaccattttttcttttgcacCATCATTTCCACGATGGGTGACAAGAAGACTTACGTGACATGCTAATCCCGCTGTTTGTTAACATTGGGGAATGTGATTGTTACAAATACCTTTCATCAGTAAAAATCACGCCCTCGTTTTTTGTTCCCTCTCttctcccacccccccccccttccccactTAAACAAACGCCTGATAGTAAAAGTGTGTATGACAACTGACCACAATTAGCGTGAATGTGAAGTCTTTTAAATTGTTTCGAAACCACATACAAGGTCAGTACCAAGGTCAGTATTTTTACCATTTGtaccaccaggccccagttgttcgaacaGTGgacagtggatagcgctatccaccagataaatcactatccagtggataagtaatagcgaaaccaattgcactatccgatggatagtgatttatctggtggatagcgtgatccaccttttgaacaactggggccaggtgatTAGAGACGTCTGTATTACgttacaatacatacttaaggacggtgcctactattgttattgcgcatacgttctgcgcatctccagatactcggatttcctatcgccaatgcttactaatacagggacatttttgcgcggtttaaaactatccggagaaagtagatcttagtaagtactcttggtagtcaaagagaaaattgggggtaaccatgtatttttgagagataattaagtttcaatttgagaaaaaacgccatacattgccttgtattttacagctttttataaatattattcatgaattatctttgaaaaatgcatggttacccccaattttctttttggattttaataacacttgttaagatctacatttcctgtataatcacacaccggggcaaaaatatctttaattagtaggcaccgtccttaattgacaACTCCCCAtatgggcttttcagggccaatgaaacacaatcgcAACAGAACAGatcattcaacaacaacttttaagaatcccaactggctgaaGGCAagcttgttggctatttacaagctaagtgcagctgagaagttgaaccagagactaccaggaacaagttcaaccagaggttagaacatgtcttgaacctgggatccccagatctcaaggcaagttcCCTAACCATTGGGCGGTATTGCCTCCTATATTTATTTTAGATACCGTTGTAGCTCATTTTACATGTAagtcattttaggtcattttagataccATTTcagctcattttaggtcattttaggtcattccttgttttagtaactacagaTGTTTTCCATTTCTGAGTATCCCGAGTTGAACACGTCCCttcaatgaaattaaatcattgTAGCACTTTTAAGTGCTATGTTCCTATATAAACTTTTTTGTATACCATATCTGATGTCCTTTTCATCATGTTCCTGTTTTCTGTTAGATATTGAGAATATCCTTGGAGCAATTGCTTTTTCAAGATGTGATTTTACAGATGTCAAAACTCAGCGAAAAATTATGTCAGTATTACCCTCTGCGGCTGCCGATGTGATTATCAGGTAAAGTAAAAAGTATGGTTTCCTTTCCAGTGGTGGATCCAGATCAAGAGCTAAGGGGGGACCCGGccctcggcccccccccccccccccctccctggaTCTGGCACTGCTCTCAATTGAGAAAGAATGGAGGGACGGAAGAACTTATTAAATTAGGAAATCAAATTTTACTCTGTATATGTTTCTATTTTGCCTGCAGCCTACAAAAAGGCTCTCCAATGAGTTATTCAGAGGGGTTTGTTCTTGAATGGCACCTGGTCAAAGTGAAGGAATTTTGGAGTTTCCTGAGCTCTCCGTGAATTCTGCCAGTAACTCAAGATTGAGCAAATCTCTTTGCCAAATcagttttcttttccaaaagCACCTGGAGACCTCAAATTGTGGAATCATCAAGACTCAAGGGAAAAAATAACTTAGTTTATTAATAAAGGAAACAAGCAAGTGCATGCATACAAAACCTATGTAacttgaagaaataaaacaacattttaaacttttttgcaagacatgtttcgacatacgtACACATACTTATGCCATCTTCAGTTGTTAATGAGTTgtacaatttgaatttaaacctaTTTATAAGAAAAGTACAATATATAAATTGATACATTGTTCGcttacttacaaaaacaaattaaatggattagCTAAGATACTTATAGATACTTATCATGCGACAAAgcctttaaaaaagaaaaactcaaaaaaaaattcattggttattcagttttaaattacaacaaacatttttttcaatttttcttttataacagCTTTGTCGCAACGATACTGAGTATCTAAGAATCTTAGctaatccatttaatttgtttttgtaagttagCGAATAATGTATGAATTTATTATCCATTGCATTTCTCTTAtaggtttaaattcaaattgtacACCTCATTCACAACTGAAGATGGTATAAGTAtttcgaaacatgtcttgcaaaaaaatttaaaatgttgttttattttttcaagttatTTCTCATCTCCTGCTCTCAAATAacttgcataataataataataataataataataataataataataataataataataataatattgttcccAGCTGTATCCAGTGGGAATACATTTCAGCAGTTATTATTTGTGTCATACAGCTCAATTTTCTTGCGGTCACGTGTGCAACTTGTAAATACCAGCAGTCAAAAGAGTCTGACAGACAAATCTGGTAGTAAACATTTTCGTCATTTTTTTGTACGTATattatgtattttatttttcagtgaCATGGCGCCAAATGCCAGTGGAAATCACACCATGAACCATGAAGCAATCTTGGTAAGTAACTGATCTCAAAATGTcataaaataatcataatttaataatattaataacataTTAGGCCTTAGCGAcagcaatgtgaagtgctaagtttctaccccatatgaaccatgtgagcgttagccctatgaatggaaatgggcccacacaaggacagaagaaaattctgaccagggtgggaattgaacccacgacctttgggttagatcaccgctgctctactgactgagctgcAAGgacagacgggagcaggccgtgggaactgaagatgttaaagtcacaacaatgaacatgtacaagtataaggagggattacgtttttgcaaacgttggccgtgtagcacttatatttgaacagacttaactgattagagtgtaatgtgaattgctaagtttctaccccatatgaaccatgtgtactaatggaaatgggcccacacaaggacagagaaaaactcttaccagggtgggaattgaacccacgaccttctccttgtacttgtacatgttcattgccgtgactttaacatcttcagttcgcACGGCCTGCTCccttctgaccttgtagctcagtcggtagagcagcggtgatctaacccgaaggtcgtgggttcaattcccaccctggtcagagtttttctctgtccttgtgagggcccatttccattcgtagggctaacgctcacatggtttatatgctaactagcacttcacattaccctctaatagttaagaaTTTGgtttctacgttgccaaacggCTACAAATTTCTTtgctaaaacatcacctaaaagattcgcagccagggaaaagtagtcccttacgttttcagAAGGGGTATTTTTCCAagttttggcacttaaaaagcgGCTGCCACCTAGAAGTTTCgtatgagcaaatggttcgctggGATGTTCTTAGAATTTAACCATTTCAGCTAGAAAgttctgaaatgaagattttattccctacaattttcggacatttcaattttcagctaagaaaTCCAAagagatcaaattcttctaggtgattaAAGCATCTCTTTAGCCAATCTTTATAACAAGGatcctagaaatgtctctcaaacgCTTTTGCCTTACTTTGCTCGTTGAGTGCCCTTAGCTAATAAGCATTATGCGTGCTATCTTCATGCTATCAACAGAACCTGTGCGAGTCAGTCTTTGATTTTGGTAGAACTGTGCTAAAGCCTGGAGGAGCATTCCTTTGCAAGTTGTGGGATGGTTATGGAACAAAAGGTGACTAACATAGTTATTTACAGCTCTCATGCAGAGGTTTTTCAGTTGCAATAATTTGGAAGTAGTGGAGAAGTCAGGATAATCTGCACACAAAATATGCCACTACATATCCGTGGAACGCGCTTGCTTTATGTTTGATTTCCATTTTGCATTTATGCTTGACTAGTTGCTTGACTCACTCATTTCTAACAGTTTCCAAACCAAACCGGTCAGTGttaacgcagactgcagactgcagaccgggggtaaaatgcagactgaggttataacgtaatttttgaaaaagcccaaaccccttagaaatgctaaccttaggcctaattaggcctaaaacaatatttaggcttaactgttagcatttttaatggatttgggctttttcaacagttaaataattataacccgagtctgcattttaccccccggtgtgcagtctgcagtctgcagcctgcgttttacactgaccgacaCCAAACCTCAATTCAATTCTTAACGAACAAATCCCCATCCCCGGGCCTGGAGAAAGAGACAATTCCCCACCCTGGGACCCCTTATAAACCAAATACTTCGCTCTCTGAGCACAGGTTCAAAAGGGTGATTTCCCCATACCAATAACAACTTGATCTTTAACTTGATAGCCAACAACTTGATCTCAGCGGAACATTGAGGGCCAGGATGTATATAGACAAGTTTTCATTTGAATTGCCCTTCCACCGTTTCATTCAGAAATAAATGAACTTCATCGATCGCTTTAACCATGACGTGGCGACGGAAGTTTTATACGTTTTCCAGTTGTCTTTGTTTAAgtaggtttcttttttgtttgttagttgtgCCACATCTTTTGTCGGCTAAAAAACTCTTCGCCTCACCCTCCAACGTTTTGGCATCGTATTAGCGCATGACGTTATTTTGTTCATCTTTGCGTTATTATTTTCAGGTTTTGTCAAATTGCTGGAAGGAAATTTCAAGCTAGTGAAAGAATGCAAACCTCAAGCAAGCAGGAAGGAATCAGCTGAGATCTACATTTACGCCGACAACTTTAAAATTTAGCGTCCAAACTTTCGTTATTTCGGCCTGGAAAACGCACCCGTGCTGTAAGGAGATACTGGtttttttaccatttacaagcggAAACCGGTTGGaactaggtttgttcaaatggtaagcaaaaacgggtgtctcgaaaacaaagaccctTATGACtctaagacccgaaaacgaagacaTCCCGAAAATTTCGGAAATTTTCCGATAACGCTCGACCTAATAGCCTTACCATTTAcactccaaccgaaatttccgaaATTTTTCAGTAAATGGTAAACAGCCACTTCCATTGCGCCAGCAATGATTTAACGGGTTTTTGAAGTCAAGATGTACTGAGAAATGCTGAGATGTGTCGtcaagggcgtagctaggggggtcctggggtgcccgtgaccccccctttgtaagcctttttttacgcaaacaacctacaatattcaggttgcgaaaacgcgagtaccctctgtttgacacagtgtgaccccccctttgaaaaatcctggctacgcccatgccCCATGGTCGTGTTCATTATTTCTTCACAACTTAATTGTAACTTATGAGCTTCCAGTTGATAGCACTTTGTACAGCGCAATGATCCAGGAAGGACTTATTTGGGTCCGCAACATGACCAGAATTCAATGCTGAAAAATCACTATCCGAACGAGACCTTTGGCAAGGCTACGAGAAAACACAAGACGTTACCAAATCGAAGCTCGTATTAGCCGTGTAGTTACCGATTCAAAATGTGCAAAGACTGTGCAGAAATAAAACAATGAACGAGATGATAtaagaaatgaatcatatattgaactgcggatacgaaatcaagtgaagctatgatcctcgcagttatgaacgcatttcatatataatttcgttcattgattcatttatcacgggaacattagaacccgcaaatgaccagctcccaacgtcagtggcttcatagctcagttagttagagcgtcgcaccggcatcgcgaggtcacgtgtTCAAACCCCGATGAAGGCATGAATTCAGTTTCACCGCgattctctacgcaattgctaaaaattggAACTGAGACAACTGAAAATTTACCTACGTAAccatgtatttgtttttttctcgtCATGTTTTAAGCGTTGACGCAAAGAACGGTATCACAATATAAAACTCAGCCAAAACCAGCCCTAAGGCACGAAAATgggaacgccacaaaacaacatcaATGCTGCATGCATTTTAGTGTGGTTCTTTCCCCattctctgcaaaacaacaacgtgaaataatcAAATGTAAGGTTTTGAAGAAACCTTGTCATTCTACATTGAATAACGTTCGCACCATTACAGTTGTTATACGATTAGTCGCTTAGTACTGTTCAACGTAAAGGAGAtggaataattaacaactattcaccgcgAAGCAGGGAGGTAAATAtacaccactagccaccgacactgaggtgaatagttgttttagtatatcaTGGCTAAAACAGttagataatatagcacaaaaagatgattttatctcatttattcctgcaaagattacaacattttcgagCGCAAATTCCGcacgaattgctcggaggtgaatagcaaaggatatccggatccggagtttgagtagccaataaCGGAAACctgttcaacgctatccactgttttagtattaaCCAATGAGTACTATTAAATTTGTGAACTCGGATaatgcgtttctagctttctgcttggtttactcaatctcggtctGATACCacatgacctaatatggaaacagATTGCGTCAAGTTTTgctagagtgagtttcaatcgagtgtcgtaaaacgaattactttggccaatcaaaaaggagggagacaatcctgtagaccaatcaaaactcactgagtaattacacgcagccgacacaaagcgcgggaaaatgtgcacgcgcgagccacgattggttttggtttcacttctgattggttgaaaaagtggcgcgagaactttgaaccaatcactgagtggagtaatgcaaaaccaaagcaattcgctaattgctTTCTACACTCAATcgaccaattttgatatattaaaattcagtcctaaacaaaagacatcatctcgaggctctggggaataaatataaggatttgtatgagtttattccccagagcctcgagatgataccttttgttttcgactgaatcttaatatatcgaaattggtctattgaaaaccgctctaagctGAAAATATTGGGTTTAGGTCGTGTTGTATTGGTATCAACCGTTTCAAACGCAACCGGTTTTggttgaagcggttgaggtttcTTTCTCAATTC from Montipora capricornis isolate CH-2021 chromosome 12, ASM3666992v2, whole genome shotgun sequence encodes the following:
- the LOC138027209 gene encoding ribosomal RNA large subunit methyltransferase E-like, with protein sequence MLRGSQSVREVRHSFLQKLLIARSASKGSSSSRWIKRQQTDLYVKKALEDNYRCRSAYKLIELDDRFHFLQPGRVVIDCGASPGSWTQVAVNRVCFTKNGYQKGLVVAVDLLDIENILGAIAFSRCDFTDVKTQRKIMSVLPSAAADVIISDMAPNASGNHTMNHEAILNLCESVFDFGRTVLKPGGAFLCKLWDGYGTKGFVKLLEGNFKLVKECKPQASRKESAEIYIYADNFKI